The following proteins are encoded in a genomic region of Colletotrichum higginsianum IMI 349063 chromosome 9, whole genome shotgun sequence:
- a CDS encoding Ras family protein, with protein MSSPPWDYIAKLVCIGDSGCGKSSLTIRLCEGRFSPHHDVTIGVEFGSRIVPVGPPNALPPAPHLPASSNAQKTNEDGIAAPNGLPEPPRLPEPAAVDGPQKHMKLSLWDTAGQETYKSVTRSYFRGASGALLVFDLSRKQTFQHVTDWLNDLRQIAEPDIVVILVGNKADLTQDENNKREVTKEEAEEWAKRNGVFEYVETSAKSGENVEKAFMRVAERIYNNIQAGKYDLNDRRSGVKGPGAGGSRQVKIGADANKGSGGGCC; from the coding sequence ATGTCGTCTCCACCATGGGACTACATCGCTAAACTCGTCTGCATCGGCGACTCGGGCTGCGGCAAGTCCAGCCTAACCATCCGTCTCTGCGAGGGCCGCTTCTCCCCTCACCACGACGTgaccatcggcgtcgagttCGGCTCCCGCATCGTCCCTGTCGGCCCCCCCAacgccctccctcccgctCCTCACCTCCCGGCGTCCTCCAACGCCCAGAAGACCAACGAAgacggcatcgccgcgcCCAACGGCCTCCCCGAGCCCCCACGCCTCCCCGAACCAGCCGCAGTTGACGGGCCCCAAAAGCACATGAAGCTCTCCCTTTGGGACACGGCGGGCCAGGAGACGTACAAGTCCGTCACGCGCTCCTACTTCCGCGGCGCCAGTGGCGCCCTACTTGTCTTCGACCTCAGCCGCAAGCAGACCTTCCAGCATGTCACGGACTGGCTCAACGACCTGCGCCAGATCGCCGAGCCCGACATTGTCGTCATTCTCGTCGGCAACAAGGCCGACCTCACTCAGGACGAGAACAACAAGCGCGAAGTCACCAaagaggaggccgaggaatGGGCCAAGAGGAACGGCGTCTTCGAGTATGTCGAGACGAGCGCCAAGAGCGGTGAGAACGTCGAGAAGGCCTTTATGAGGGTCGCCGAGAGGATATACAACAACATCCAGGCCGGCAAGTACGACCTCAATGACAGGAGATCCGGTGTCAAGGGACCCGGCGCCGGAGGCAGCAGGCAGGTGAAGATAGGGGCCGATGCCAACAAGGGATCAGGCGGCGGCTGTTGTTAG
- a CDS encoding Dolichyl-phosphate-mannose-protein mannosyltransferase: protein MATDKPIVASGADVGDGVRRRAVPQGQSVPLTAAPEVDDKKQLVKKESSFLDQWEVVIAPIIFTAVAIFTRLWRIGLSDIVTWDEAHFGKFGSHYIKHEYYFDVHPPLGKMLVGLSGVLAGYNGSFEFKSGEKYPEDVDYTFMRAFNALFGILCIPMAYFTARELKLRRPAVWLVTLMVLCENSYTTISRFILLDSMLLFGTVATVLCWAKFHNQRYSAFEPEWFFWLFMTGLSIGCVCSVKLVGLFVTALVGLYTIEDLWNKFGDTKMPVTTLGAHVVTRVVGLIIVPFLVYMLSFALHFAILDQTGPGDAQMSSLFQANLKGTEVGRNSPLEIAYGSRATIKNMGYGGGLLHSHVQTYPEGSTQQQVTCYHHKDANNDWFFYPNRHDEDYDPEAEPRFIADGSTIRLIHAQTGRNLHSHEIAAPMTKADKEVSCYGNLTIGDDKDHWQVEVVRDVASRDRSRIRTLTTAFRLRHPTLGCYLRAGNVNLPQWGFKQIEVTCTKKNNPKDSYTHWNVEAHTNEKLPPGDPGSYKSPFLHDFIHLNVAMMTSNNALVPDPDKQDDLASQWWQWPILNVGLRMCGWDDNIVKYFLLGNPLVYWGSTAGLGIFALVVVWYVIRWQRGYADLNSKEIDQIHYAGLYPVAGWFLHYLPFVVMARVTYVHHYYPALYFAILTFGFLADWFLRNKNQAVQYTIYGVLYATIIGLYILFSPICFGMTGPNKQYSYLKWFDSWRISD, encoded by the exons ATGGCTACCGACAAGCCAATTGTCGCGTCCGGCGCagacgtcggcgatggcgtcaGACGCCGAGCCGTACCTCAGGGCCAGTCAGTTCCCCTAACGGCTGCTCCCGAGGTCGATGACAAGAAGCAGCTTGTCAAGAAG GAGAGCTCCTTTCTTGACCAGTGGGAGGTTGTCATCGCCCCCATCATCTTCACggccgtcgccatcttcaCCCGACTGTGGAGAATTGGCCTCAGCGACATCGTTACCTGGGACGAGGCTCACTTTGGCAAGTTCGGAAGCCACTACATTAAACATGAATACTATTTTGACGTCCACCCCCCCTTGGGCAAGATGCTCGTCGGGCTGTCTGGCGTTCTCGCCGGCTACAACGGATCTTTCGAGTTCAAGTCAGGCGAAAAGTACCCCGAGGATGTTGACTACACCTTCATGAGAGCTTTCAACGCCCTCTTCGGCATTCTCTGCATCCCCATGGCATACTTCACTGCCCGCGAGCTGAAGCTGCGCCGCCCCGCCGTCTGGCTCGTCACTCTGATGGTCCTCTGCGAAAACTCGTACACCACCATCAGCCGCTTTATTCTCCTCGACTCGATGCTGCTCTTTGGAACTGTTGCGACCGTTCTCTGCTGGGCCAAGTTCCACAACCAGCGCTACTCCGCCTTTGAGCCCGAGTGGTTCTTCTGGCTGTTCATGACTGGCCTCAGCATCGGCTGTGTGTGCAGTGTCAAGCTCGTCGGTCTCTTCGTGACCGCTCTCGTCGGCCTGTACACCATCGAGGATCTGTGGAACAAGTTTGGCGACACCAAGATGCCCGTAACCACGCTGGGTGCTCATGTCGTCACTCGTGTTGTCGGTCTCATCATCGTTCCCTTCCTGGTCTACATGCTCTCCTTTGCTCTTCACTTCGCCATCCTGGACCAAACGGGCCCCGGAGACGCGCAGATGAGCTCCCTGTTCCAGGCCAACCTCAAGGGCACCGAAGTCGGCAGGAACAGCCCCTTGGAGATTGCCTACGGCTCACGCGCCACCATCAAGAATATGGGATACGGCGGTGGCCTGCTTCACTCTCACGTTCAGACCTACCCCGAGGGCTCTACCCAGCAACAAGTCACTTGCTACCATCATAAAGATGCCAACAACGACTGGTTCTTTTACCCCAATCGCCATGATGAGGACTACGATCCTGAGGCCGAGCCCCGATtcatcgccgacggcagcACTATCCGCCTCATCCACGCCCAGACCGGACGCAATCTCCACTCGCACGAGATTGCTGCTCCCATGACCAAGGCTGACAAGGAGGTTTCCTGCTACGGCAACCTCACCATTGGTGATGATAAGGACCACTGGCAGGTTGAAGTTGTTCGCGACGTCGCTTCTCGTGACCGTAGCCGTATCCGCACTCTCACCACCGCTTTCCGTTTGAGACACCCGACTCTTGGCTGCTATCTTCGCGCCGGTAATGTCAATCTTCCTCAATGGGGTTTCAAGCAGATTGAGGTCACATGCACCAAGAAGAACAACCCCAAGGATTCCTACACTCATTGGAACGTTGAGGCTCACACCAACGAGAAGC TGCCCCCTGGCGATCCCGGTTCTTACAAGTCCCCCTTTCTCCACGACTTCATCCACCTCAACGTCGCCATGATGACATCCAACAATGCTCTCGTCCCCGATCCCGACAAGCAAGACGACTTAGCATCTCAGTGGTGGCAGTGGCCCATCCTAAACGTTGGTCTGCGTATGTGCGGTTGGGACGACAACATTGTCAAGtacttcctcctcggcaaccCCCTCGTATACTGGGGCTCCACCGCCGGTCTCGGCATTTtcgctctcgtcgtcgtctggtACGTCATCCGCTGGCAGCGTGGCTACGCCGATTTGAATTCGAAGGAGATCGACCAGATCCATTATGCGGGATTGTACCCCGTGGCTGGCTGGTTCCTCCACTACCTTCCTTTCGTCGTCATGGCACGTGTCACCTACGTCCACCACTACTATCCCGCGCTTTACTTCGCCATCCTCACTTTTGGTTTCTTGGCCGACTGGTTCCTTCGTAACAAGAACCAGGCTGTTCAGTACACCATTTACGGCGTCCTGTACGCGACCATCATTGGTCTCTACATCCTCTTCAGTCCCATCTGCTTCGGTATGACGGGCCCCAACAAGCAATACAGCTACCTGAAGTGGTTCGACAGCTGGAGGATCTCAGACTAG